The following proteins come from a genomic window of Micromonas commoda chromosome 2, complete sequence:
- a CDS encoding predicted protein, whose protein sequence is MGRIKDYFVEQGLGPKDIPVAFVFHEVISVAFAASTWVACYGIQPSATICRPLAKLPIAAKAAGAFEKALAFSDAKVGKMTWLKKVPIVKNAAPRRLTVSLAESLMFRGAIKPITFGGKLYLSYKFVQWTKTLGKEKEAEVDVKGGKKAKKRTACLSLALPMPGESASNAESDGGGGGWQAGGGSGPSTGAPPASSDDLVLLLSVSIISACCLCWFLEHLDYLLRPLVFAVGLSLILRPFVDFASDWRYQQAKLRRWNVQTPWHPRVVVVPRALALVLALSLVMLVSATFIWALYLSEQWIAFHWKDKSWNDRFIDRVNDLADFTDRIALRLLKRDDFALASWHTLQSRVESTLKDETFWTQFANNLFGYLGDAAVTMFYVLFLLAPPRVPTRLRSQIVRRIHGAVKKFVLIMVALSAVRATMVGTLIYACGVPGSLAGSIAIVSFWLFFIPNLGSVVATAIPLPLIVLLPDLSNAQRWCALFVPAFGSFVVGDILGPTVYRRGLGLNEVVILLSLVFWFSVWGGIGAVLAVPIMCAVRISLEEIPHRGTHALARMMAPVTPWRAVDRGDNDDVSDTASDVTGGGDMDDDARRRSSRAMRYRGRRFEDFEDSHQTSPPRGWLLWAYDSVTRSGLFGSNRGAARGGNAPDAGDDGVVEGPREPLLPPSQAPPPRARAPGLGSTM, encoded by the exons ATGGGTCGGATCAAGGATTACTTCGTCGAGCAGGGCCTCGGCCCGAAGGACATACCCGTGGCGTTCGTGTTCCACGAGGTCATcagcgtcgccttcgccgcgtccacttGGGTGGCGTGCTACGGTATCCAGCCCAGCGCAACGATCTGTAGGCCACTTGCCAAGCTGCCCATCGCGGCCAAAGCCGCGGGTGCCTTCGAaaaggcgctcgcgttctCCGACGCCAAGGTGGGCAAGATGACCTGGTTGAAGAAGGTACCCATCGTCAagaacgcggcgcccaggAGGCTCACCGTCTCGCTCGCCGAGTCCCTCATGTTTCGAGGAGCGATCAAGCCCATAACGTTTGGAGGGAAGCTGTATCTCTCCTACAAGTTCGTGCAGTGGACCAAGACTCTGGGCAAGGAGAAAGAGGCGGAGGTCGACGTCAAGGGCGGGAAGAAGGCAAAGAAGAGGACGGCGTGCCTCAGCTTGGCGCTCCCGATGCCCGGCGA GTCCGCCTCGAATGCCGAGtcggacggcgggggcgggggttggcaggcgggcggcggcagcggcccTTCAACCGGCGCCCCGCCTGCGAGcagcgacgacctcgtcctGCTGCTGAGCGTCTCCATCATCTCCGCGTGCTGCCTGTGCTGGTTCCTCGAGCATCTCGACtacctcctccgcccgctGGTGTTCGCCGTTGGGCTATCGCTCATCCTCCGCCCATTCGTGGACTTCGCGTCCGACTGGCGCTACCAGCAGGCCAAGCTTCGGCGGTGGAACGTGCAGACGCCGTGGCACCCGCGCGTGGTCGTCGtgccccgcgccctcgccctcgttcTCGCGCTGTCACTGGTGATGCTCGTCAGCGCGACATTCATCTGGGCGCTGTACCTGAGCGAGCAGTGGATAGCGTTCCACTGGAAGGACAAGAGCTGGAACGATCGGTTCATCGACAGGGTCAACGACCTCGCGGACTTCACCGATCGCATCGCGCTGCGGCTGCTAAAGCGCGACGacttcgcgctcgcgtcgtggcACACGCTCCAGTCGCGCGTCGAGTCGACGCTGAAAGACGAGACGTTTTGGACTCAGTTTGCCAATAACCTCTTCGGATACctcggggacgcggcggtgaccatGTTCTACGTCCTGTTCCTgctggcgccgccgcgggttccCACGCGGCTGCGTTCGCAGATCGTGCGACGGATACAcggcgcggtgaagaagTTCGTCCTGATCATGGTGGCGCTGAGCGCGGTGCGAGCCACGATGGTCGGGACGCTGATATACGCGTGCGGCGTACCGGGCTCCCTCGCCGGGTCCATCGCCATCGTGTCCTTCTGGCTCTTCTTCATCCCCAACCTCGgaagcgtcgtcgccaccgccatcCCGCTGCCGCTCATCGTGCTCCTCCCGGACCTGTCCAACGCTCAGCGGTGGTGCGCGCTCTTCGTGCCAGCGTTTGGgtccttcgtcgtcggcgacatTCTCGGGCCGACGGTGTACCGCCGGGGTTTGGGTTTGAACGAGGTGGTGATTTTGTTGAGCCTCGTGTTCTGGTTCTCGGTGTGGGGCGGGATCGGGGCGGTGTTGGCGGTGCCGATCATGTGCGCGGTGCGCATCTCGCTGGAGGAGATTCCGCACCGGGGCACGCACGCGCTGGCGAGGATgatggcgccggtgacgccgtggcgcgcggtggaccggGGCGACAACGACGACGTGTCGGACACGGCGAGTGACGTCACGGGAGGGGGCGAtatggacgacgacgcgcggaggaggagctcgagggcgaTGCGGTATCGGGGCAGGCGGTTTGAGGATTTCGAAGATTCTCAtcagacgtcgccgccgcggggttggcTGCTGTGGGCGTACGACTCCGTGACGCGTTCGGGGCTGTTCGGTTCGAatcgcggggcggcgcgagggggaaACGCTCCGGATGCGGGAGACGACGGGGTCGTGGAGGGACCGAGGGAACCGCTGCTGCCGCCGAGccaggcgccgccgccccgagctCGGGCGCCCGGACTCGGGAGCACGATGTGA
- a CDS encoding hypothetical protein (expressed; hypothetical protein): protein MATVRAVCPGAGARAIARPSSSRLASVRLPARAAGSPRARSWPRGTSSTRLRAWPKWLQPSEPAPAEPPKADPLPPTPTSKATIDALCDILGEQCEDEEAKRAAEEAEADRVRAERAAAIEAEKSRKGERLKAFRAVSTSTLRLQQLQMVFLDLPILPTALHDLILGSDAKAGKRGATIADLPDVDWFDVTLPSDGKRDADVLVGEKPKRDIPEGRNVGENTPKGENTSDGSVRASVKSLIGVDDLTPEYVDYDGEALPGEFSIPVVPYPFVCHPGSQVRLNLFEPRWLTLFAKLMRDPAETVSDTAPLVLEGARDNANRIDLSRNEYVRAYEEGNDTDFDIVPGSGRMDESPFVGTERFGALYRRADGKVAGVGTAMRLVAHDVVVNGKLLSVYARGETRFRVLRIRQVNPYLVVDAVPLEDEGAVASSEVADESDAATSASASGSGEFGGDAAYATNVGGSMDSNEADVAVGSSKTATALASCMDRLIVADPYYSEAVGLGEAWSMDKSLKRSVGAMNEFDVANAVLYAKPEAALRVLASGSSDQRKEAVLDAVRGMEAALAAGLTPRKARLLRSLGAMAVIFSIGFGIASVRQIIDVYLGDGGGAPPPMF, encoded by the coding sequence ATGGCGACCGTTCGCGCGGTGtgccccggcgccggggctcgcgccatcgccagaccgtcctcctcgaggctcgcgtcggTCAGGCTTCCCGCCAGGGCGGCTGgatccccccgcgcgcggtctTGGCCCCGGGGAACTAGTTCGACAAGATTGCGGGCGTGGCCGAAGTGGCTCCAACCGTCGGAGCCTGCTCCCGCGGAGCCGCCCAAGGCGGATCCCCTGCCCCCGACGCCCACCTCTAAGGCCACCATCGACGCGTTATGTGACATCCTCGGAGAGCAAtgcgaggacgaggaggccaagagggcggcggaggaggctgaggccgaCAGGGTCagggcggagcgcgcggctgCGATCGAGGCTGAGAAATCGCGCAAGGGGGAGAGGCTCAAGGCTTTCCGCGCGGTGTCCACCAGTACTCTCCGCCTGCAGCAGCTCCAGATGGTGTTCCTGGACCTTCCCATCCTTCCCACCGCCCTCCACGACCTCATCCTCGGTTCCGACGCCAAAGCCGGCAAGCGCGGCGCCACCATCGCCGACCTCCCCGACGTCGACTGGTTCGACGTCACCCTCCCATCCGACGGCAAgcgggacgcggacgtcctcgtcggcgaaaAGCCAAAGCGGGACATTCCCGAGGGCCGGAACGTAGGCGAAAACACCCCCAAGGGCGAAAACACCTCGGACGGGTCCGTTCGGGCCTCCGTCAAGTCcctcatcggcgtcgacgatctcACGCCCGAGTACGTCGActacgacggcgaggcgctcccgGGTGAGTTTTCCATCCCGGTGGTGCCGTACCCGTTCGTGTGCCACCCCGGGTCGCAGGTCCGGCTGAACCTGTTCGAACCCAGGTGGCTGACGCTGTTCGCCAAGCTCATgcgggacccggcggagACGGTGTCGGACACGGCGCCGCTGGTGCTGGAAGGGGCGCGAGACAACGCCAACCGGATCGACCTCAGCAGGAACGAGTACGTCCGCGCGTACGAGGAGGGCAACGATACAGACTTCGACATCGTCCCCGGGTCCGGACGAATGGACGAGTCGCCGTTCGTGGGTACCGAGCGGTTCGGTGCGCTGTACCGCAGGGCGGACGGCAAGGTGGCGGGCGTGGGCACGGCCATgcggctcgtcgcgcacgacgtgGTGGTCAACGGCAAGCTCCTCAGCGTGTACGCCAGGGGCGAGACCCGGTTCAGGGTTCTGAGGATCAGGCAGGTGAACCCctacctcgtcgtcgacgccgtgcccctcgaggacgagggcgcggtcGCATCGTCGGAAGTGGCGGACGAATCAGACGCCGCCACGTCGGCATCAGCGTCCGGGTCTGGTGaattcggcggcgacgcggcgtatGCGACAAACGTGGGCGGATCGATGGATTCCAacgaggcggacgtcgcggtcggATCGTCGAAAACCGCGACCGCGCTGGCGTCGTGCATGGACCGACTCATCGTCGCGGACCCGTACTACTCCGAGGCGGTGGGTCTGGGCGAGGCGTGGAGCATGGACAAGTCCCTCAAGAGGAGCGTGGGGGCGATGAATGAATTCGACGTGGCCAACGCGGTTCTTTACGCCAAGCCGGAAGCGGCGCTCAGGGTGCTCGCGAGCGGCAGCAGTGACCAGCGCAAAGAGGCCGTGTTGGACGCGGTGCGGGGCATGGaagcggcgctggcggcgggaCTGACGCCGAGGAAGGCGAGGTTGCTTCGATCGCTCGGGGCGATGGCTGTGATCTTCTCAATCGGATTTGGCATTGCGTCCGTTCGACAAATAATTGATGTTTACCTCggggacggaggcggcgcgcctcctccaatGTTCTGA
- the CAO1 gene encoding chlorophyllide a oxygenase (Has two known domains), whose protein sequence is MSAAGASMSAASASRIGVVARNTPGATMMRARSRCAASASTRAARSQRLGGKDKKGRVDVTKSTRARSAPGEGSGATAEASSSTDGDAAAPGTSSAGSSSHATRTRAIKNGEFFIPSMPPAQMEEQFLTGTNAERAHWFPVAFAAGLDETTMIPFDLFNVPWVMFRDADGNAGCIKDECAHRACPLSLGKLVNGKAQCPYHGWEYTTGGECVKMPSIKKMLPGVYVDAAPVVERDGFLYLWAGKWEPGIEDEVLAKTPRRSLAPPQGFTPMAEVTVDIPMEAEEVLSRLMAPGGRTSRTATVSFDVVDAKRISDSVFPKIVANVLRGLRKPVPRTATFLPACVLDSTVGLEDGPGDWNVHQMHVVLPARPGRCRLLFRLSVDFVAVPEIARAIGGEVWANLAQMVLKEQLEGVRASGVDDVERYQEWKVSVSGDFD, encoded by the coding sequence atgagcgcggcgggagcgagcatgagcgcggcgagcgcctcgcggatcGGCGTTGTTGCGCGAAATACCCCGGGGGCTACGATGAtgcgggcgcgatcgcgctgcgccgcgtcggcgtcgacccgcgcggccaGGTCGCAGAGGTTGGGCGGTAAGGACAAGAAGGGGCGGGTGGATGTCACGAagtccacccgcgcgcgaagcgcACCCGGGGAGGGCtccggggcgacggcggaggcttCGTCCTCCACCGATGGGGATGCTgccgcgccggggacttCCTCCGCGGGATCGAGTTcgcacgcgacgaggacTCGCGCGATTAAAAACGGCGAGTTCTTCATCCCGTCGATGCCACCCGCGCAGATGGAGGAGCAGTTCCTCACGGGCACcaacgccgagcgcgcgcactggttccccgtcgcgttcgccgcggggctggACGAGACCACCATGATCCCGTTCGACCTCTTCAACGTCCCGTGGGTCATgttccgcgacgccgacggcaacGCGGGATGCATAAAGGACGAATGCGCGCACAGGGCGTGCCCACTGAGCCTGGGCAAGCTGGTGAACGGCAAGGCGCAGTGCCCCTACCACGGATGGGAGTACACCACCGGGGGCGAGTGCGTCAAGATGCCGTCGATTAAGAAGATGCTCCCGGGGGtgtacgtcgacgccgcgccggtggtggagcgcgacggcTTCCTCTACCTCTGGGCGGGGAAGTGGGAGCCCGGGATCGAGGACGAGGTTCTGGCGaaaacgccgcggcggtcgctggcgccgccgcagggGTTCACGCCGATGGCGGAGGTGACCGTGGACATCCcgatggaggcggaggaggtgctgTCGCGGCTgatggcgccgggcgggcggacctcgcggacggcgacggtgagcttcgacgtcgtggacgcgaaACGGATAAGCGACTCGGTCTTTCCCAAGATCGTCGCCAACGTCCTGCGCGGCTTGCGCAAGCCCGTGCCCaggacggcgacgttccTGCCCGCGTGCGTGCTCGACTCCACCGTGGGTTTGGAGGACGGTCCGGGCGACTGGAACGTCCACCAGATGCACGTGGTGCTCCCGGCGAGGCCGGGGCGGTGTAGGCTGCTGTTCCGCCTCTCCGTGGACTTCGTCGCGGTGCCGGAGATCGCGCGGGCCATCGGCGGGGAGGTGTGGGCCAATCTGGCGCAGATGGTGCTGAAGGAGCAGCTGGAGGGTGTGCGGGcgagcggcgtggacgacgtggaaAGGTACCAGGAGTGGAAGGTGTCCGTGTCCGGGGATTTCGACTGA
- a CDS encoding bile Acid:Na+ symporter family (sodium ion:bile acid symporter), translated as MHVSTRVSSLAAPTTVCRRDGRAKGTIRAARRPAPSRPRASIGATLPEGPVPTSVMKPGVRGRRGELARSHAAPGATVSPSEGDGPASSPSPAPSSDEPSLWTRTVRFLVANYFLVGMLSGVALAYLAPGVGATGGPVRPEFTVNQVMIRVMFLISGLNLPLTELKKAVTNVRANALIQAFIFGFPAAATAYVLGPALKAAGVLTPRLVDGLVVLACLPTTIGSGVALTNAAEGNVAVSLFHAVFSNLAGIFVTPALIFMYLGADCASVGSPYAAVTKLTSQVLVPVVVGMGLRAIPAIGEVLSSKPFKSRLKLTSDCIILAIIWNTFCNTFKSGFGVPASELTSLFMVLSVILIGYKASILAAARAFGLANRDAVSAVYMGSQKTLAFGLPLIKALFDGSPELVWFCLPALMYHPMQIALGSALVPRLREFANAKEDSGRRATR; from the coding sequence ATGCACGTCAGCACGAGGGTATcttcgctcgcggcgccgacgacggtgtGCCGGCGCGATGGGAGGGCTAAAGGCACGATCCGGGCGGCGAGACGTCCCGCCCCATCTCGGCCCCGCGCATCCATCGGGGCGACGTTGCCTGAAGGCCCGGTGCCGACGAGCGTGATGAAGCCCGGAGTTCGGGGTCGAAggggcgagctcgcgaggtcgcacgccgcgccgggcgcgacggtgtccccgagcgagggcgacgggcccGCTTCCTCGCcatccccggcgccctcctccgatGAACCCTCCCTTTGGACGCGGACGGTCcgcttcctcgtcgccaaCTATTTCCTCGTCGGCATGCTCTCCGGCGTGGCGCTGGCCTACCTAGCCCCGGGCGTCGGGGCCACGGGCGGGCCCGTGCGGCCGGAGTTCACCGTGAATCAGGTCATGATCCGCGTCATGTTCCTCATATCCGGCCTCAACCTCCCGCTGACCGAGCTGAAGAAGGCGGTCACCAACGTccgcgccaacgcgctcATACAGGCGTTTATATTCGGCtttcccgcggcggctacCGCGTACGTCCTCGGTCCCGCGCTCAAAGCCGCCGGGGTCCTCACGCCGAGGCTGGTGGACGGGCTCGTGGTGCTCGCGTGTTTGCCCACGACCATAGGCAGCGGCGTGGCGCtgacgaacgccgcggaAGGGAACGTGGCGGTGTCGCTCTTCCACGCCGTCTTCAGCAACTTGGCGGGGATTTTCGTCACGCCCGCGCTGATATTCATGTACCTCGGGGCGGACTGCGCGTCCGTCGGGtcgccgtacgcggcggtgacgaagCTCACATCGCAGGTGTTGGTGCCGGTGGTCGTCGGCATGGGCCTGAGGGCAATACCCGCGATCGGGGAGGTTTTGTCCTCAAAGCCGTTCAAGTCACGACTGAAGCTGACCAGCGACTGCATCATCCTCGCGATCATCTGGAACACCTTCTGTAACACGTTCAAGAGCGGGTTCGGCGTGCCGGCGAGCGAGCTGACCTCTTTGTTCATGGTGTTGAGCGTCATATTGATCGGGTACAAGGCTTCCATactggccgcggcgagggcgtttGGACTGGCGAATCGggacgcggtgagcgccgtgTACATGGGTTCGCAGAAGACTCTGGCGTTCGGTCTGCCCCTGATAAAGGCTCTGTTCGATGGCTCACCGGAGCTGGTGTGGTTCTGTCTACCGGCGCTGATGTATCACCCCATGCAGATCGCGCTGGGGAGCGCGCTGGTGCCCAGGCTTCGCGAGTTTGCCAACGCGAAGGAGGAttcggggcggcgcgcgacgagatAG